The following are from one region of the Colias croceus chromosome 4, ilColCroc2.1 genome:
- the LOC123691023 gene encoding uncharacterized oxidoreductase SAUSA300_2422-like — translation MSFLNKVVLVTGASSGIGAATSILFAKEGAKVAMIGRNEKKLQNVAQQCKTKPLVIKADISNDNEVRGLIKDTIDTFGKLDVLVNNAGIVRYASILDENLMKCYDEVMRTNLRAHVFTTHLALPYLIKSGGNIINVSSSGGSSLPAIPCILSYLISKAGVDHFTRAAALELAPSGVRVNAVSPGPVRTDVMENSGIQASWDEAKPLTVLNKIAEPEEIAELIMYLASDKAKSITGSNYVCDNGAKLKC, via the coding sequence ATGAGTTTCCTGAACAAAGTTGTTCTTGTGACCGGAGCCAGCTCTGGTATAGGAGCCGCTACTTCAATTCTATTCGCCAAAGAAGGTGCTAAGGTCGCCATGATTGGTAGAAATGAGAAGAAACTACAGAACGTTGCACAGCAGTGTAAAACGAAACCCTTGGTTATAAAAGCAGATATATCCAACGACAATGAAGTAAGAGGTCTGATAAAAGATACTATAGATACATTTGGTAAACTAGATGTTCTAGTGAACAACGCTGGAATAGTTCGATACGCTAGTATTTTAGATGAAAACCTAATGAAATGCTACGACGAAGTTATGCGTACAAATCTCCGTGCACATGTGTTCACGACGCATCTTGCGTTACCGTATTTGATAAAGAGTGGAGGTAATATCATAAATGTATCTAGTTCAGGCGGTTCATCTTTACCGGCGATACCGTGTATTTTGTCGTACTTAATTTCAAAGGCTGGTGTTGATCATTTTACTCGAGCGGCTGCTTTGGAACTAGCGCCATCTGGTGTGCGAGTGAATGCAGTCAGCCCAGGGCCAGTTAGAACAGATGTTATGGAAAATTCTGGAATCCAAGCCTCCTGGGACGAAGCCAAACCTCTAACGGTGCTCAATAAAATAGCAGAACCTGAAGAAATAGCTGaacttattatgtatttggCGAGTGACAAGGCGAAAAGTATAACGGGTTCTAATTATGTTTGTGATAATGGAGCGAAACTAAAGTGTTAA
- the LOC123691025 gene encoding glucose 1-dehydrogenase-like, with translation MSFVNKVVLVTGASSGIGAVTAIAFAKEGASVAIIGRKEDKLKEVAEKCEDVGPKALIIKADISVDDDAKRVVEDVIKNFGKLDVLVNNAGLTCFGSILEGNLLNAYDDTMKVNVRAHINVTALAAPHLVKTKGNIVNVSSIAAHSIPEHASMIPYYVSKAAMHHFTKCAALELSRRGVRVNSVSPGPVKTDFLVNAGVTHIKLEDMSDSTPLQRVSESSEVADVILFLASNKAVGVTGSDYVVDNGFLVKA, from the coding sequence ATGAGTTTTGTGAATAAAGTAGTTTTGGTGACGGGAGCAAGTTCTGGAATTGGAGCGGTTACAGCTATCGCATTCGCTAAAGAAGGAGCTAGCGTTGCAATAATAGGTAGAAAGGAGGACAAACTAAAGGAAGTTGCAGAAAAATGCGAAGATGTTGGACCGAAAGCTCTCATAATAAAGGCAGATATCAGCGTTGACGATGATGCGAAACGCGTGGTAGAAGACGTTATTAAAAACTTTGGCAAACTTGATGTACTTGTTAACAACGCAGGGCTGACTTGCTTCGGCAGTATCTTGGAAGGGAACCTTTTAAATGCATACGATGATACTATGAAGGTAAATGTACGTGCTCATATAAACGTTACAGCATTGGCAGCACCACATTTAGTGAAAACTAAGGGAAATATTGTTAATGTTTCGAGTATAGCTGCGCATTCGATTCCGGAACATGCATCGATGATTCCATATTACGTGTCCAAAGCAGCGATGCATCATTTTACAAAATGCGCTGCTTTGGAACTGAGTAGGCGAGGTGTCCGAGTGAATAGTGTGAGCCCAGGACCTGTTAAGACAGATTTCTTGGTGAACGCTGGTGTCACGCATATAAAACTAGAAGATATGTCTGATTCAACACCTCTTCAGAGAGTTTCAGAATCGAGTGAAGTTGCGGATGTTATACTCTTCTTAGCCAGCAATAAAGCAGTAGGAGTCACAGGCTCAGACTATGTTGTTGATAATGGTTTTCTCGTGAAGGCATAA
- the LOC123691176 gene encoding uncharacterized oxidoreductase MexAM1_META1p0182-like: MSFKNKVVLVTGGSSGIGATAAIEFAKEGAHVAIVGRKEDKLKKVSEQCEKVGSKPLVINADIGFDDQMKRVLETVIDKFKQLDVLINNAAIMKFASVLEGNILEAYDYTMNVNVRAYVHATMLAAPHLIKTKGNIINISSVAATALPALPNYTPYHTSKAALNFFSRCTARELASHGVRVNIVSPGPVVTDLLENVGVTHMKFEDLAEEMPLNRVSQPIEIANIILFLASDKAVGITGSEYVADNGYLLKISK, translated from the coding sequence atgagtttcaaaaataaagttgtGTTAGTAACAGGTGGTAGTTCAGGTATTGGAGCAACTGCAGCTATCGAATTCGCTAAAGAAGGGGCTCACGTTGCAATCGTTGGAAGAAAGGAAGATAAACTAAAGAAAGTAAGCGAGCAATGCGAAAAAGTTGGATCTAAACCTCTCGTTATAAATGCCGATATAGGATTTGATGATCAAATGAAAAGAGTATTAGAAACTGTGattgataaatttaaacaactGGACGTGCTTATTAATAATGCAGCTATCATGAAATTTGCTTCCGTCCTAGAAGGTAATATTTTAGAAGCCTACGATTATACGATGAATGTAAACGTTCGTGCCTATGTTCACGCTACAATGTTGGCTGCTccacatttaataaaaacaaagggcaatattattaatatctcgaGTGTAGCCGCCACCGCATTACCAGCTCTACCAAATTATACTCCATATCATACGTCAAAAGCAGCTCTGAACTTCTTTTCACGCTGCACAGCTCGTGAGTTGGCGAGTCACGGTGTAAGAGTTAATATAGTGAGTCCTGGACCAGTAGTTACTGACCTCCTGGAGAATGTTGGAGTTACACACATGAAATTTGAGGATTTGGCTGAAGAAATGCCGCTGAATAGAGTGTCGCAGCCTATCGAGATTGCAAACATCATTTTGTTCCTCGCCAGTGACAAAGCTGTGGGCATTACTGGCTCTGAATATGTTGCTGATAATGGTTACCTTCTGAAGAtcagtaaataa
- the LOC123691438 gene encoding 3-oxoacyl-[acyl-carrier-protein] reductase FabG-like — translation MSFSNKVVIVTGASSGIGAATALQFSREGAAVVMVGRNEEKLNTVKQKCDAEGWPAFTIKADVSNEEETREIIDITSEEFGKIDILVNNAAILRCGSLVDGSILDTYDEVMNTNLRGAVNLTTFATPYLIRSRGNIIFVSSIGAEKIICTDYNAYCMSKAALTHFSRATALELSPHGVRVNTITPGIFRTDLLENSDMEMFKHNSVFNTMVDKWIEPEEVAKLILHVASDKAKSSTGSNFVIDNGKLLV, via the coding sequence ATGAGTTTTAGTAATAAAGTTGTTATTGTGACTGGTGCCAGTTCTGGTATTGGAGCGGCCACAGCGCTGCAATTTTCCCGAGAAGGAGCAGCTGTCGTCATGGTAGGGAGAAATGaagaaaaattaaacactGTCAAGCAGAAATGCGACGCCGAAGGCTGGCCGGCGTTCACGATCAAGGCCGACGTGTCTAATGAAGAAGAGACCAGAGAAATTATAGATATAACGAGTGAAGAATTTGGcaaaattgatattttggtTAATAACGCAGCAATATTACGATGCGGTTCATTGGTAGATGGGAGTATATTAGACACGTATGACGAAGTTATGAACACGAATTTACGGGGCGCTGTTAATTTGACAACGTTTGCGACTCCTTATCTAATTAGAAGTCgaggaaatattatttttgtgtcgTCTATCGGTGCAGAGAAGATTATATGTACGGATTACAATGCTTACTGCATGTCAAAAGCGGCACTGACCCACTTTTCAAGGGCGACAGCGCTAGAATTAAGTCCACATGGTGTCAGAGTTAATACAATAACACCGGGCATATTCAGAACCGATTTATTAGAAAACTCTGATATGGAAATGTTTAAGCATAACTCTGTATTTAATACGATGGTTGATAAATGGATCGAGCCTGAAGAGGTCGCAAAATTAATCTTACATGTGGCAAGCGATAAGGCAAAAAGTTCAACTGGTTCAAACTTTGTGATCGACAATGGGAAACTGTTAGTGTGA
- the LOC123691220 gene encoding 11-beta-hydroxysteroid dehydrogenase-like 4A translates to MNMNNLLQSIVVDRISNVADVMSFSNKVVLVIGGSSGIGAAIAKQFSKEGADVAIVARNEKKLHTVDEECKKLGKSTFIIKADISQDSGASAAVDETIKKFGKIDVLINNAGVLRFGCILDGNLMKSYDEIINVNLRGIMNVTSLAAPHIVKTKGNVIMISSVAGSETPKVPLISA, encoded by the coding sequence ATGAACATGAACAACTTGCTTCAATCCATTGTTGTTGATCGAATATCAAACGTAGCAGACGTTATGAGTTTCTCAAATAAAGTCGTGCTAGTTATCGGCGGGAGCTCAGGAATTGGAGCAGCAATAGCTAAACAATTCTCTAAGGAAGGAGCCGATGTTGCTATCGTTGCTCGCAATGAAAAGAAATTACATACTGTTGATGAAGAGTGCAAGAAACTTGGTAAATCTACATTCATAATTAAAGCAGACATATCTCAAGACAGTGGAGCCTCTGCTGCAGTTGATGAAACTATCAAGAAATTTGGTAAAATAGACGTACTCATAAACAACGCTGGCGTATTACGTTTTGGATGCATTCTTGATGGAAATTTGATGAAGTCCTAcgatgaaataataaatgtaaatttacgAGGCATCATGAATGTAACTTCGCTTGCTGCGCCTCACATCGTCAAAACAAAGGGAAATGTTATTATGATTTCAAGTGTAGCTGGGAGTGAAACACCAAAAGTTCCCCTTATTTCTGCATAA
- the LOC123691231 gene encoding cytochrome b5 domain-containing protein 1 — protein sequence MIYTKQEWYTPAEVSVHNKATDCWVSLNGKVRDLTQWLQQQVKLCKCPKTCSCAVKNWYCGQECVEYCSCLKRGFFYCDAKRLATTVLAYAGKDVSHWFKGDDWVHYTHPIVGVSTPYHVHGPGYRQPVVPSTRWRPPCCPWWLNEGNVVGKVTAKTRPIRITNTLTGTSVTLEVCSEETIYQIMMRYLPHNSHMLSYTWRYMNRPLNYEKTLEQNGVPDEREVFNELALPENLHIPDLLLYYNDDLTEDPPKDCYCEDKDCTRGNPNACHME from the exons ATGATTTACACGAAGCAGGAATGGTATACACCTGCAGAAGTATCGGTCCATAACAAGGCAACAGATTGCTGGGTATCCTTGAATGGCAAAGTTCGGGACCTAACGCAGTGGTTGCAGCAGCAGGTTAAACTCTGCAAGTGCCCGAAGACCTGCTCCTGTGCTGTAAAAAATTGGTATTGTGGGCAGGAGTGTGTGGAGTACTGTTCTTGTTTAAAACGCGGCTTCTTTTACTGTGATGCGAAACGG CTCGCAACAACAGTTCTAGCCTACGCGGGTAAGGATGTAAGTCACTGGTTCAAGGGCGATGACTGGGTACACTACACACACCCTATCGTGGGTGTGAGTACCCCGTACCATGTGCACGGTCCAGGGTATAGACAGCCGGTGGTGCCGTCCACCAGGTGGCGGCCGCCGTGTTGCCCCTGGTGGTTGAATGAGGGCAACGTGGTTGGGAAGGTCACCGCGAAGACGCGGCCGATAAGGATTACGAATACTTTGACTG GTACATCAGTAACTCTCGAAGTATGCTCCGAAGAGACAATCTACCAGATCATGATGCGGTACCTCCCCCACAATTCGCACATGCTTTCCTACACTTGGCGGTATATGAATAGACCGCTGAACTATGAAAAGACCCTGGAGCAAAATGGTGTACCTGATGAAAGGGAGGTCTTCAATGAATTAGCGCTGCCGGAGAATCTGCATATACCGGATTTGTTGCTGTACTATAATGATGACTTGACTGAAG ATCCACCGAAAGATTGCTACTGTGAAGATAAAGATTGTACAAGAGGCAATCCTAACGCATGCCACATGGAATAA